In Mucilaginibacter sp. KACC 22063, the genomic stretch TTGAACACCTTACCGGGTGATGGCGGCGGCTGAGGACCTTCTGGTTTAGCCGGGGTGGCCTTGCTTTTCTCGCTTTCTGTAGTTACAGGTTCTTTTTCAGCGGCAGGTTTCTCTGCCGTTTTTTTATGCTTTTTAAAGGGATTGATCTTATTGAACACCTCGCCGGGTGATGGCGGCGGCGGAGGTGGGGTTGGTGGTGTAGTTTGTGCATTAGCATGTAACGACACAACCGTTAATGCAATTGTGACTGGTAAAGCCAGTGCTGCCCTTAAGGCAATCTTGCGGTTAGATTTTTTATTGGTCATAAGCAATGTTTATTGAACTTTTCTTACAGCGCTAAAATTAACTAAAAATTACAAAGTGCGATAATATGATTGAAACTGTTAATTACTTGCCTTTCTTTTTATTCAGGGTAAGCGGAAAGCCGGCATCGCGTTTGGCTTCTTTTAACACAAATGTTGTTTGTACAGATCCCAGCGGAACGACCTTGAAAAGCTTATTCATTAAAAAATCGTGGTAGGCTTCCAGATCTTTAATAGCAACTTTTAATAAATAATCATACTCGCCCGACATTTGGTAACACTCCAGCACCTCATCAAACTTGATAATATCATCAACAAAGTGGCTCAGGTTTTCGTGCGAATGGTTACGTATATGCACTTGGGTAAAAGCCATCATACCAAACCCGATTTTCTTATGGTCAAGCACGGCAATGTAACCCTTTATATAACCCTGTTCCTGTAAGCGCTTTATTCTTTCATAAATAGGGGTAGCCGTTTTATTCAGCTTTTCACCAATCTCTTTGTTGGTAAGCCGCGCATTTTGTTGCAAAAGCTGCAATATGCGGATATCGGTTTCATCTAATACTTCATTCATTTCAAAAAGATATTCTGCTGTAGCGATATATAATTGGTTGTAATAAACTAAAAATCTAACATTGTGGTAAATGGTAGAATATTCATCCAAATTTAAGTTATTTTTAAGAAAATATATTATAGTGCCGATATTTGCAGTGTCAAAAAAAGCATAGTACGCTTGTGTTGGGGAACGCAAGCTTATCAATAGTTTTATAGTTAGTTTAGTTAGTTAATGAAAAGGTTGCAGTTAATAGCTGCAACCTTTTCATTTTCATGTTATTTCCTGATAACTATTGTTATATCTCCTAAGGTTAAGCTAAAGCAAACTTTCCGTCTTTATAATCTGCCGTAAACTGGTCGTAATCCTTTTCTACCTGTTGTAAATACCCGGCTGCATATTCAAGTAATTTGGGCTGCCAGTCGTTTCGTTTTGCAAAAGCAATTAATTCATCAGTAATTGCAGAACCCTGCCTGCCGCTGCTGCGGATTTGAGCAGAAGCGGTTAACACAGCCATTGATCTGATCACGCTTTCAATATCCTTGTAATTATTTTCAATCAATTCAAAATTGATCTTATCTGCCAGGGGTTGCATTTCCTGAAAAATGTACGATTCGCCTTCAAATTCAATTTCACTTAATAATGCCGGCGGGATGTTTTGCATCCGGCGTTTTAAAGAGATTAACCGCTCGGCTTCCGATTTCCATTCGGGTTGTTTAACTGTAACATATGGCGATAGGCAAGATGGCCGTGTTTGCTTCATTTCAACAATCAGGTACTTATGTTTGTTATTGTTGCTTTGCAGTAAAAACATGTATCGTTTTAATCCTACGCTTCCGGTACCTGCTACACGGAATGCAATATCTTTGATTTCATAGTGGTTAGGCCACTCGGGTACATGCTCAATCCACCCGGCTATTTTAAGCTTTAATGATTCCTTCAAGGTGGGGTCAATGTTAAAATGCGTTTTGTTATCTATTGCTATTTTTAACGCGGCAGCCTTGCCCTGACAAACATGCCGTATCAGGTCGCCCTCTTTCCGTTTTTTAACAGTTTTCATAAAGTCCTTTATAAGTCCTTTGGCTGTCCTTGGATCAATATAATAGGCCTTACCTCCTGAAAGGGTGGTAGTGTATGTATCTAAAAACAGCCTTGCAGCCTTTTTTGCCTCTGCCGGGCTTATGTTTAGTGTATCAAAGGCAACAAAAATGCTTGTAAGTACCCTTACAACCTCCCATGTTAGCGGGGCAAGTATAGATTCATCAAAATCATTCAGGTCAAAATACACCATGCGGTTATCGCCTTTATAACTACCAAAGTTTTCTAAATGCAGATCGCCGCATATCCAACTTGCCGGGCCATCCGGAAAATCTTTGGCTTTGCTTAAGTCTTCATAGAAAAGATGACAAGTACCTCTGAAGAACCGAAAAGCGTTTTCTAACATCAGTTTATATTTCAACTGTACCATTTCCGGTATCAGCCCATTATTATAATTGGTTAACCGTTGATATATACTTGCCATATAGTTAAAGATGATTGAAGGGGTGAATAAATGTTTACTGCCGCATTACCACTCAAATGAAAGTATCGACTGATTATCTAAAAGCCATTGATTAAGTAATATCAGGTTGCTCTCTTTGCCAGAGATCGTGAATTGAAAAATGATCTGCTGATCGTTTCGTAAGATCTTTGTTTTTTTCAACTGTAGTTTAAGGTCTAAGGCTTTCTGCTGTAGCAGATCACCCATGTAATTATTCCGGAATACTACTTTATACGTCCGGTGCTGGAATTTATAATCTACCCATTCCTGGATGAAATCAAGTGCATACAGTATAAACAATGCCATCACGAGGGCTATGCCGGCCAATGGATAATTGCCAATACCAATTAGCATACCTATAGCGGCAGCCACCCATATAGATGCGGCTGTAGTAATACCGGTTATTGAAGAATTGTTGCGAAAAATAACCCCGGCGCCTATAAAGCCTATTCCAGTTATAATATTTGCAGCAATACGGTCACGGTTGTCCTGAACACCTAATAGGTAGGAGCAGATGGTAAAAATAGTGGCGCCCACACATATTAAACCTATGGTACGAAAACCGGCAGATTTACCACGGATCTCTCTTTCTAATCCGAGCACAGAACCGGCAATTACTGAAATCAGCAGTTTAGCAATTTCATTTCCATAAACAGTTTGGGTGGGATGGGTTAAAAAATAAGTGAGCTCCATATATACACTCAGTTTAATAATTTAATCAGCTTATTTTACAAGATACTTAAAAAAGTGTTGTAGTAATGCCCAATGATAGGCTTAGCGCGTGGAAACGGCTGTGATCGAACCCCGTTCTTTGCAATATATTATACTGCGAGACTTCTATATTTATAGCGAAGCCCTTAAATAA encodes the following:
- a CDS encoding Lrp/AsnC family transcriptional regulator, producing MNEVLDETDIRILQLLQQNARLTNKEIGEKLNKTATPIYERIKRLQEQGYIKGYIAVLDHKKIGFGMMAFTQVHIRNHSHENLSHFVDDIIKFDEVLECYQMSGEYDYLLKVAIKDLEAYHDFLMNKLFKVVPLGSVQTTFVLKEAKRDAGFPLTLNKKKGK
- a CDS encoding DUF2252 domain-containing protein, whose product is MASIYQRLTNYNNGLIPEMVQLKYKLMLENAFRFFRGTCHLFYEDLSKAKDFPDGPASWICGDLHLENFGSYKGDNRMVYFDLNDFDESILAPLTWEVVRVLTSIFVAFDTLNISPAEAKKAARLFLDTYTTTLSGGKAYYIDPRTAKGLIKDFMKTVKKRKEGDLIRHVCQGKAAALKIAIDNKTHFNIDPTLKESLKLKIAGWIEHVPEWPNHYEIKDIAFRVAGTGSVGLKRYMFLLQSNNNKHKYLIVEMKQTRPSCLSPYVTVKQPEWKSEAERLISLKRRMQNIPPALLSEIEFEGESYIFQEMQPLADKINFELIENNYKDIESVIRSMAVLTASAQIRSSGRQGSAITDELIAFAKRNDWQPKLLEYAAGYLQQVEKDYDQFTADYKDGKFALA
- a CDS encoding MgtC/SapB family protein — its product is MELTYFLTHPTQTVYGNEIAKLLISVIAGSVLGLEREIRGKSAGFRTIGLICVGATIFTICSYLLGVQDNRDRIAANIITGIGFIGAGVIFRNNSSITGITTAASIWVAAAIGMLIGIGNYPLAGIALVMALFILYALDFIQEWVDYKFQHRTYKVVFRNNYMGDLLQQKALDLKLQLKKTKILRNDQQIIFQFTISGKESNLILLNQWLLDNQSILSFEW